In one Nicotiana tomentosiformis chromosome 6, ASM39032v3, whole genome shotgun sequence genomic region, the following are encoded:
- the LOC104084812 gene encoding uncharacterized protein isoform X7, translating to MDKWRLFCIPIMELVYELFFWFLCLCHFFVSLHWKLLVFPFLCMSTEELRSKWKKQLKKDTASKLKSLVTAVTDSLIWFCNLMCFGLNLFSTFLLGKYDQEHEQSQEFQQQLKLKVREILTEQEWRRRKMAMRISEEEGRLKKDEEETKEMWKRKREHEEQWEGTREKRVSSWRDFMKGGKKVKKGEIRPPKLKTEDPNKSYVQRPVKRG from the exons ATGGATAAATGGAGACTGTTTTGCATTCCCATCATGGAACTAGTATATGAATTATTCTTCTGGTTTCTCTGTCTCTGTCATTTTTTTGTCTCCTTACACTGGAAGTTACTTGTTTTCCCCTTTTTGTGTATGAGCACAGAAGAACTAAGATCAAAGTGGAAGAAGCAGCTTAAGAAAGACACTGCTAGCAAATTGAAGTCATTAGTTACTGCG GTGACCGACTCCTTGATTTGGTTCTGTAACTTGATGTGTTTTGGACTTAATCTTTTCTCTACATTTCTACTG GGAAAATATGACCAAGAACATGAGCAGTCACAGGAATTTCAGCAGCAGCTGAAGTTGAAGGTTAGAGAAATATTGACAGAACAAGAATGGCGGAGAAGAAAAATGGCAATGAGA ATTTCTGAAGAGGAAGGTCGCTTGAAGAAAGATGAGGAAGAAACAAAGGAGATGTGGAAAAGAAAACGTGAGCATGAGGAGCAGTGGGAAGGAACTAGAGAAAAGAGG GTGTCCAGCTGGAGGGATTTCATGAAGGGCGGGAAGAAG GTTAAGAAAGGAGAGATTCGCCCTCCAAAGCTTAAGACAGAAGATCCCAACAAATCTTATGTTCAAAGACCAGTTAAACGAGGTTAA